The following coding sequences are from one Salvia hispanica cultivar TCC Black 2014 chromosome 3, UniMelb_Shisp_WGS_1.0, whole genome shotgun sequence window:
- the LOC125211711 gene encoding transmembrane protein 205-like, with the protein MAWLTRFLTAVAFLAIGVVFSPETFGSKSDGQHSHLLLSSLKLAHLLCFSTAWGAALWVTFIGGIIMFKNLPRHQFGNLQSKMFPAYFSMVGVCCAVAVGSFGYLHPWKTSGSTEKYQLGFLVAAFAFNLSNLVIFTPMTIEMMKQRHKIEREVNIGEEVGWTKNQEVAKKNPKLAAMNKKFGMIHGLSSLANIFSFGSLALHSWYLAGKLNL; encoded by the exons ATGGCGTGGTTGACTCGATTTCTCACGGCGGTGGCGTTTTTGGCGATCGGCGTTGTTTTTTCGCCGGAAACATTCGGATCTAAGTCAGACGGCCAGCACTCGCACTTGCTCCTCTCCTCGCTGAAATTGGCGCACCTTCTCTGCTTCTCTACCGCCTGGGGCGCCGCTCTCTGGGTGACATTCATCGGCGGCATTATTATGTTCAA GAATCTGCCTAGGCATCAGTTTGGGAACCTACAGAGCAAGATGTTTCCAGCATACTTTTCCATGGTGGGAGTGTGCTGTGCAGTGGCAGTAGGGTCTTTTGGATACTTGCACCCATGGAAGACATCGGGGTCGACTGAGAAGTACCAGCTCGGCTTCCTGGTTGCTGCATTTGCTTTCAATCTGAGCAATCTTGTTATCTTTACGCCCATGACCATCGAG ATGATGAAACAAAGGCACAAGATCGAGAGAGAAGTAAATATTGGGGAGGAAGTTGGGTGGACGAAGAACCAAGAAGTTGCGAAGAAAAATCCGAAGCTTGCAGCGATGAACAAGAAGTTCGGGATGATCCATGGATTGTCTTCTCTTGCTAATATCTTCTCATTTGGTAGCCTTGCCCTCCACTCATGGTATTTAGCTGGTAAACTCAATCTGTAA